From a region of the Enterobacter sp. JBIWA008 genome:
- the nirD gene encoding nitrite reductase small subunit NirD — protein MSQWINICDINDIIPATGVCALLGSEQVAIFRPRHDEQVFAISNIDPFFEASVLSRGLIAEHQGELWVASPLKKQRFRLSDGYCMEDESRSVKHYDARVKDGMVQLKG, from the coding sequence ATGAGCCAGTGGATAAACATTTGCGATATTAACGACATCATCCCGGCCACCGGCGTGTGCGCGCTGCTGGGCAGCGAGCAGGTTGCGATTTTCCGCCCTCGCCACGATGAGCAGGTTTTTGCCATCAGCAATATCGACCCGTTCTTCGAGGCCAGCGTGCTCTCCCGCGGCTTGATTGCCGAGCATCAGGGCGAACTGTGGGTTGCCAGTCCGCTGAAAAAGCAGCGTTTCCGCTTAAGCGACGGGTATTGCATGGAAGATGAGAGCCGCTCTGTGAAGCACTACGACGCCCGCGTGAAGGACGGCATGGTGCAGCTGAAAGGCTAA